The Tenacibaculum jejuense genome includes a window with the following:
- a CDS encoding HopJ type III effector protein, whose protein sequence is MTLQEFKHKLQNEPTTIDFSETIAVIEDNYNFTPSAFKNGVLENEVSQNQGSCKVFSFAIQEGLTQEETLACFGQYYAEVVNEPNGTGHQNIRNFMNTGFEGLSFENETLTKKS, encoded by the coding sequence ATGACACTACAAGAATTCAAACATAAATTACAAAACGAACCTACTACAATAGATTTTTCAGAAACAATAGCGGTAATTGAAGACAATTATAACTTTACTCCTTCAGCATTTAAAAATGGAGTTTTAGAAAATGAAGTTTCTCAAAATCAGGGTTCATGTAAAGTATTTTCATTTGCAATTCAAGAAGGACTTACACAAGAGGAAACCTTAGCTTGTTTCGGACAATATTATGCTGAAGTTGTTAATGAACCTAATGGAACTGGTCATCAAAATATCAGAAACTTTATGAATACTGGTTTTGAAGGATTGAGTTTTGAGAATGAAACATTAACAAAGAAAAGCTAA